In the genome of Flavobacterium panacagri, one region contains:
- a CDS encoding CPBP family intramembrane glutamic endopeptidase has protein sequence MKTKINFGAIIVYYVIAVICRYAAVKTNLLSGIENPYFVILLRGVGPALGALAAIKIFSLENPMSLKGIYKNALVPLAVYWLLPAFLIAGTYYFVMGKFPILLMFTVLVYGLLEEIGWRGFLQEQLKSLPKFTSILIIAVLWFAWHLNFETTPSNMVFLGIIFFGSWGIGKVYSSTGSLLAVAGVHSLNNFFRNGLHDTELTLIVTLLIIWVGFIIIYNRRNKKALNPIVE, from the coding sequence ATGAAAACTAAAATCAACTTTGGCGCTATTATAGTTTATTATGTAATCGCAGTAATCTGCAGATATGCAGCAGTAAAAACTAATTTATTATCTGGAATTGAAAATCCATATTTCGTAATTCTTCTTCGTGGTGTTGGCCCTGCTTTGGGTGCCTTGGCAGCGATAAAAATATTCTCTCTTGAAAATCCAATGTCTTTAAAAGGAATTTACAAAAATGCTTTAGTTCCATTAGCTGTTTATTGGCTATTGCCAGCATTTTTAATTGCAGGAACTTATTATTTCGTTATGGGTAAATTCCCAATTCTATTAATGTTTACGGTTTTAGTTTACGGACTATTAGAAGAAATTGGATGGCGAGGATTTTTGCAGGAACAATTAAAATCACTTCCTAAATTTACTTCTATCTTAATTATTGCTGTTCTTTGGTTTGCATGGCATTTAAACTTCGAAACTACTCCAAGCAACATGGTTTTCTTAGGCATCATTTTCTTTGGAAGCTGGGGAATTGGAAAAGTATACTCTTCTACAGGTTCTTTATTAGCAGTTGCCGGAGTGCATTCTCTAAATAATTTCTTCCGCAATGGTTTGCATGATACGGAATTGACGCTAATCGTAACTTTATTGATTATCTGGGTGGGCTTTATTATAATTTATAACAGAAGAAATAAAAAAGCATTAAACCCAATTGTTGAATAA
- a CDS encoding LysR family transcriptional regulator — translation MELRQLKYFVRAAELLNFTQAAEDLFITQSTLSHQIKELENSLDTLLFDRIAKRVRLTEAGEVMLQYARKTIQQAEESRQVLLDLNNMKSGKIIIGSTYGLQELLMESIVEYNEKYPDIEIQIIYGSTTDLLQKILDYEIDCMLSFMPESGHNELMINKLFSAHLSLIVHQSHSWAKLKKVALEKVTALPLALPSQSYSIRNLLDKLLDDKGIQLHTKMEINDIHSLLQLANTNKWSTILMHTSLFDFKELKAIPLEGKNTVREATLAISKGIYHKKSLVLFQEILLKKSEVYRNE, via the coding sequence ATGGAACTTCGTCAGTTAAAATATTTCGTCCGAGCAGCAGAACTTTTAAATTTCACTCAGGCAGCAGAAGATTTATTCATTACACAAAGCACTTTATCACATCAGATTAAAGAACTTGAAAATTCGCTGGATACACTTCTGTTTGACAGAATAGCCAAACGTGTCCGACTGACGGAAGCTGGAGAAGTTATGCTTCAATATGCCAGAAAAACGATTCAACAGGCAGAAGAAAGCAGACAGGTTTTACTCGATTTAAACAATATGAAATCTGGGAAAATAATTATTGGTTCGACTTACGGATTGCAAGAACTATTAATGGAATCGATTGTGGAGTACAACGAAAAATATCCTGATATAGAAATTCAGATTATATATGGTTCTACGACCGATTTGCTTCAAAAAATCCTGGATTATGAAATAGACTGCATGCTTTCGTTTATGCCGGAATCTGGACATAATGAACTTATGATAAATAAACTCTTTTCGGCTCATCTTTCCTTAATTGTTCATCAATCTCATTCTTGGGCTAAACTGAAAAAAGTAGCGCTTGAAAAAGTTACAGCATTACCTCTGGCACTTCCTTCACAGAGTTACAGCATTAGAAACTTGTTGGATAAATTACTTGATGACAAAGGAATTCAGCTTCATACAAAAATGGAAATTAACGATATTCATAGTTTGCTTCAGTTAGCGAATACCAATAAATGGTCAACTATTTTGATGCATACTTCTTTATTTGATTTTAAAGAATTAAAAGCAATTCCGTTAGAAGGAAAAAATACAGTCCGAGAAGCCACTTTAGCAATTTCAAAAGGAATTTATCATAAAAAATCGCTAGTGCTTTTTCAGGAAATTTTATTGAAAAAGAGTGAAGTTTACAGAAATGAGTAA